The following coding sequences are from one Streptomyces venezuelae window:
- a CDS encoding lipid II:glycine glycyltransferase FemX codes for MSLTLRTISREQHLAYIQTLPSASHCQVPAWADVKSEWRSENLGWFDDRTGQLVGVGLVLYRQLPKLKRYLAYLPEGPVINWYAPNLDEWLQPMLAHLKQQGAFSVKMGPPVVIRRWDAPAIKAGIQNPDVKRLRDTEATHIEPRAFEVSDRLRRMGWQQGEDGGAGFGDVQPRFVFQVPLANRSLDEVQKGFNQLWRRNIKKAEKAGVEVVQGGYYDLPEWQRLYEITAVRDKFRPRPLGYFQQMWQALNSEDPNRMRLYFARHNGVNLSAATMLVVGGHVWYSYGASDNIGREVRPSNAMQWRMLRDAYAMGATVYDLRGISDSLDETDHLFGLIQFKVGTGGEAAEYIGEWDFPLNKLLHKALDIYMSRR; via the coding sequence ATGAGTCTGACCCTGAGGACCATCAGTCGCGAGCAGCATCTGGCGTATATCCAGACACTGCCGTCGGCGAGTCATTGCCAGGTCCCGGCATGGGCTGACGTGAAGAGCGAATGGCGCTCGGAGAACCTGGGTTGGTTCGACGACAGGACCGGTCAGCTGGTCGGTGTGGGCCTGGTGCTCTACCGGCAGCTGCCCAAGCTCAAGCGTTATCTCGCGTACCTCCCCGAGGGCCCGGTCATCAACTGGTACGCCCCGAACCTGGACGAGTGGCTGCAGCCGATGCTGGCGCATCTGAAGCAGCAGGGCGCCTTCTCCGTGAAGATGGGTCCGCCGGTCGTGATCCGCCGCTGGGACGCTCCGGCGATCAAGGCGGGCATCCAGAACCCCGATGTGAAGCGGCTGCGGGACACCGAGGCCACGCACATCGAGCCGCGTGCCTTCGAGGTCTCCGACCGGCTGCGCCGGATGGGCTGGCAGCAGGGCGAGGACGGCGGCGCCGGCTTCGGTGACGTCCAGCCCCGCTTCGTCTTCCAGGTGCCGCTGGCCAACCGCTCGCTGGACGAGGTCCAGAAGGGCTTCAACCAGCTGTGGCGGCGCAACATCAAGAAGGCCGAGAAGGCCGGCGTCGAGGTCGTCCAGGGTGGGTACTACGACCTCCCCGAGTGGCAGCGCCTCTACGAGATCACCGCCGTACGCGACAAGTTCCGTCCGCGTCCTCTCGGCTACTTCCAGCAGATGTGGCAGGCCCTCAACTCCGAGGACCCGAACCGCATGCGGCTGTACTTCGCGCGGCACAACGGCGTGAACCTGTCGGCCGCCACGATGCTCGTCGTCGGCGGGCACGTCTGGTACTCCTACGGCGCCTCGGACAACATCGGGCGCGAGGTCAGGCCCTCGAACGCGATGCAGTGGCGGATGCTCCGCGACGCGTACGCCATGGGTGCCACCGTCTATGACCTGCGCGGCATCTCCGACTCCCTGGACGAGACCGACCACCTCTTCGGCCTGATCCAATTCAAGGTCGGCACCGGTGGCGAGGCCGCCGAGTACATCGGCGAGTGGGACTTCCCGCTCAACAAGCTGCTGCACAAGGCGCTGGACATCTACATGTCGCGCCGCTGA
- a CDS encoding alanine racemase, producing the protein MALTLYVDTARWRAHQKHMLEQFPGIVPVCKGNGYGFGHERLAEEATRFGSDVLAVGTTYEAARIKDWFSGDLLVLTPFRRGEEPVPLPDRVIRSVSSIDGVHGLVGARVVIEVMSSMKRHGVSEQELPQLHAAIEDVRLEGFAIHLPLDRTDGSDAVEEVIGWMDRLRAARLPLHTMFVSHLKAHELARLQQQFPQTRFRARIGTNLWLGDHEATEYRGAVLDVTAVAKGDRFGYRQQKAASDGWLVVVAGGTSHGVGLEAPKALHGMMPRAKGVARAGLATVNRNLSPFVWAGKQRWFAEPPHMQVSILFVPSDAPEPKVGEELVAHLRHTTTQFDRIIDR; encoded by the coding sequence ATGGCGCTCACGCTCTATGTCGACACCGCGCGCTGGCGGGCACACCAGAAGCACATGCTGGAGCAGTTCCCGGGCATCGTCCCGGTCTGCAAGGGCAACGGCTACGGCTTCGGTCATGAGCGCCTCGCCGAGGAAGCCACGCGCTTCGGCTCCGACGTGCTCGCCGTGGGCACCACCTATGAGGCCGCTCGGATCAAGGACTGGTTCAGCGGCGACCTGCTGGTCCTGACCCCGTTCCGGCGCGGCGAGGAGCCGGTGCCGCTGCCCGACCGCGTCATCCGTTCCGTGTCGTCGATCGACGGCGTGCACGGCCTCGTGGGCGCCCGCGTGGTCATCGAGGTCATGTCCTCGATGAAGCGCCACGGCGTCAGCGAGCAGGAGCTTCCGCAGCTGCACGCCGCCATCGAGGACGTACGCCTCGAAGGTTTCGCGATCCACCTGCCGCTGGACCGCACCGACGGCTCCGACGCCGTCGAGGAGGTCATCGGCTGGATGGACCGTCTGCGCGCGGCCCGCCTGCCGTTGCACACCATGTTCGTCAGCCACCTCAAGGCGCATGAACTGGCCCGCCTGCAGCAGCAGTTCCCGCAGACGCGGTTCCGTGCCCGCATCGGCACGAACCTCTGGCTCGGCGATCATGAGGCCACCGAGTACCGCGGTGCCGTCCTCGACGTCACCGCTGTCGCGAAGGGCGATCGCTTCGGCTACCGCCAGCAGAAGGCCGCGTCCGACGGCTGGCTGGTCGTCGTGGCGGGCGGCACCTCGCATGGTGTGGGCCTGGAGGCGCCGAAGGCGCTGCACGGCATGATGCCGCGGGCCAAGGGCGTGGCGCGGGCGGGTCTCGCGACCGTCAACCGCAACCTCTCGCCGTTCGTCTGGGCAGGTAAGCAGCGCTGGTTCGCGGAGCCGCCGCACATGCAGGTCTCGATCCTCTTCGTGCCCTCGGACGCCCCGGAACCGAAGGTCGGCGAGGAGCTGGTGGCGCATCTGCGGCACACCACGACGCAGTTCGACCGGATCATCGACCGCTGA
- a CDS encoding glycosyltransferase 87 family protein, producing MAGMPSADPSAETPRTSAYEPVSPQEQEPVRPTREDEVARSGSELVGGPVGRRVLFAASWWTPVRVIALLALGMFALGMIQKMPCYNGAWFFGASSQYTHACYSDIPHLYQGRGFADGLVPYFDRLPGDMEYLEYPVLTGVFMEMASWVTPGSGSIQHQEKIYWMVNAGILMACTAVIAVCVARTHRRRPWDALLVALAPAFALTATINWDLLAVALTAAAMLMWSRSRPVAFGVLLGLATAAKLYPVLILGPLLILCWRAGRWRAFGTALLGTVSAWLVVNLPVMLLASDGWSKFYTFSQERGVDFGSFWLILSQRMDSPLTTDTVNTLATALMLLACLGVGALGLTAPRRPRFAQLAFLVVAAFILTNKVYSPQYVLWLIPLAALARPRWRDFLIWQACEVAYFLGIWLYLAYTTSGDAHKGLPTEGYQLAIVVHLVGTLYLCAVVVRDILMPERDVVRLAGDDDPSGGVLDGSRDVFVLGTARYAGRAALHTAQAPTVKWGSAADVPR from the coding sequence ATGGCAGGCATGCCCAGTGCAGACCCCAGCGCAGAGACGCCGCGCACGAGCGCGTACGAGCCGGTGAGCCCGCAGGAGCAGGAGCCGGTACGTCCCACGAGAGAGGACGAGGTCGCCCGGTCCGGCAGTGAGCTGGTGGGCGGCCCGGTCGGCCGGAGAGTGCTGTTCGCGGCGTCCTGGTGGACCCCTGTGCGCGTCATCGCCCTCCTCGCGCTCGGGATGTTCGCGCTCGGGATGATCCAGAAGATGCCGTGCTACAACGGTGCCTGGTTCTTCGGGGCCAGCTCGCAGTACACGCACGCGTGCTACTCCGACATCCCGCATCTCTATCAGGGACGCGGCTTCGCCGACGGTCTGGTGCCGTACTTCGACCGGCTGCCCGGTGACATGGAGTACCTCGAGTACCCGGTCCTCACCGGGGTGTTCATGGAGATGGCGTCCTGGGTGACGCCCGGCAGCGGATCCATCCAGCACCAGGAAAAGATCTACTGGATGGTCAACGCCGGGATACTGATGGCCTGCACCGCGGTCATCGCCGTGTGTGTCGCCCGCACCCACCGGCGCCGCCCCTGGGACGCACTCCTTGTCGCCCTGGCGCCGGCCTTCGCGCTGACCGCCACCATCAACTGGGACCTGCTCGCCGTGGCGCTCACAGCCGCCGCGATGCTGATGTGGTCGCGCTCGCGTCCCGTCGCCTTCGGAGTGCTCCTCGGGCTCGCCACGGCCGCAAAGCTGTATCCGGTGCTCATCCTGGGGCCGCTGCTGATCCTGTGCTGGCGTGCGGGCAGATGGCGGGCGTTCGGCACCGCGCTGCTGGGCACGGTGAGCGCCTGGCTGGTCGTGAACCTGCCGGTGATGCTGCTCGCGAGCGACGGATGGTCGAAGTTCTACACCTTCAGCCAGGAACGCGGCGTCGACTTCGGCTCCTTCTGGCTGATCCTCTCCCAGCGGATGGACTCCCCGTTGACCACCGACACGGTCAACACCCTGGCCACCGCGCTGATGCTGCTCGCCTGTCTGGGTGTCGGGGCCCTGGGACTCACCGCGCCACGACGCCCGCGCTTCGCACAGCTGGCCTTCCTGGTGGTCGCCGCCTTCATCCTCACCAACAAGGTCTACTCGCCGCAGTACGTCCTGTGGCTGATCCCCCTCGCCGCTCTCGCCCGGCCACGCTGGCGCGACTTCCTCATCTGGCAGGCGTGCGAGGTCGCGTACTTCCTCGGCATCTGGCTGTATCTGGCGTACACGACGAGCGGAGACGCCCACAAGGGGCTGCCGACCGAGGGGTACCAGCTCGCCATCGTCGTGCACCTCGTGGGGACGCTGTACCTGTGCGCCGTGGTGGTGCGCGACATTCTGATGCCGGAGCGGGACGTGGTGCGGCTGGCAGGGGACGACGACCCCTCGGGAGGCGTCCTGGACGGCTCCCGGGACGTCTTCGTGCTGGGCACCGCCCGTTACGCGGGCAGGGCCGCCCTGCACACCGCACAGGCCCCCACCGTGAAGTGGGGGTCGGCAGCAGACGTGCCGCGCTGA